CTTCTCCCGCGATGCGTTCGACTCGCGGCACCAGGAGCACTCGGATCGTTCGGCCCGAACGACCTGGTCAAACACGCTCGTCAGGGTCGTCGAGCTCAGAAATCTCCGACGCGGCGGACAACCGCTTGCCGAACGTTCCGGACGGGGGCGCACCAGTGCGGCCCCGACCCCGATGTTCAGCAGGGTTCCCACCGAGGCAGATTTTTGTTGACAGATACATTGATGTGCATACAATTTAAATGCAAGTTCATGGTCCGCCAGGAAACGAGGAGCCGACGATGGCCACGATGGATGTCTACTTCGACTACGTATGCCCGTTCTGCCTACTGGCCAATGAGGACATCACCACTGTCGCCGCCGAGTACGGCGTCGACGTCGAATGGCACCCGTTCGAGCTTCGCCCCTACCCTGCCGAGACGCTCCGGCCGGAAGACGACTACCTGCCCGCGATCTGGCAGCGTGCGGTCTACCCGATGGCCCGACGCGAGGGTGTGGAGATCACACTGCCCTCGGTCTCGCCACAGCCCTACAGTCACACCGCGTTCGAGGGATACCAGTACGCCCGCGAACACGGGCTCGGGCAGGACTACAACGACCGGGTGCTGCGTGCCTTCTTCCAACGGGATCTCGATATCGGACGTATCGACGTCCTGACCGAGCTCGCCGCGGAACTCGGGTTGGACAGCGCGGAATTCGGTCGGGCTCTGGCCGACCGGCGCTACGCCGAAACCCACCGGAGGGCGCTGGAGCACGCCCGCGACGAAGTGGGAATCACCGCTGTCCCGACCGTGATCACCGGCGAACACCGGATCAACGGCGTACCCGACAAGGAGCGGTTGCGCACGGCCCTGTCCA
This portion of the Actinopolyspora lacussalsi genome encodes:
- a CDS encoding putative DsbA family dithiol-disulfide isomerase (product_source=COG2761; cath_funfam=3.40.30.10; cog=COG2761; pfam=PF01323; superfamily=52833), which produces MATMDVYFDYVCPFCLLANEDITTVAAEYGVDVEWHPFELRPYPAETLRPEDDYLPAIWQRAVYPMARREGVEITLPSVSPQPYSHTAFEGYQYAREHGLGQDYNDRVLRAFFQRDLDIGRIDVLTELAAELGLDSAEFGRALADRRYAETHRRALEHARDEVGITAVPTVITGEHRINGVPDKERLRTALSSTLSATS